The DNA segment ATTTGTTTTTTATTAAGCCATGTAAATAACACATTTACAGCAACATTTCATTCTCATATTTTGAAATAATTTTCACCTCTAAAGGATTTAAAAATTAAATTTTGTTCATATTAAAGTATTTTACTCAAATTTAGGTGATTTAAATCAGGTTTTATTTGAAGCTATGCGACGCATTTCGATTATTAAGTTTTGAAGCTTCAACATCTTCTTTTGAAAGAATCACAAAAAATTAAATAAAAATTAACAAATTCATAAATTAATTTTCAGTTATATATTAAATATACGTAAACTAATTTTAGCCTAAAAGTTAATTTAACACACTTAAAACACTGATATACATCATAATTTTTACTTTCAGATATCATTTTATTGTCGTAATATTGCAATATCAAATCAACAATAATTAATCAAATAATTAAAAATACAATAAAATGATCGCTTACATCGGAATCGCAACATGTTTAGTAGTTTTTTCTTCTTATTTCGCAACAGTTAAGAGAGAAGAAAGAAACTAATTTAAATTCTGTGGCTAGGAAGCCTAAGAACTCACAAATGAATTATATTGTTTATGTTTTCAACTTTTAATGGTTGACTGCTCTTTTACTCAGCGGAGTAAAAGGGCAACGAAAACATAAGGCAACTTACACTAAGGACAATTTTTAATTTTTATAATAGCCGATAAGGTCGAACATGTATTTGTTCGGCTTTTTTGTTGAATAACCTTTATATTTGCCGGTAAACTCTCCCGATGAACCTCTACAACCTTATTATTCAGGATAAAGAAGAAATAGCGCTCACAGATGTATTCCTTGATGCATATAATAAGGAACTGATCACACAGCTTATCAAAGAAAACACCTATGCTCCGGAATTACATGAGTACGGACTTCCGGTAAATAATAAAGTACTGCTTCAGGGAAGTTCAGGCTGCGGAAAAACCATGACCGCAAAAGCGATTGCCCATGAATTGGGTAAAAGCATTATTATTCTTAATTTAAGCAATATTGTTTCTTCAAGAATCGGGGAAACTTCACAGAATATCAAAATGATTTTTGATAAGGCAGCAAGAGAAAGATCGGTTCTGTTTCTTGATGAGCTGGACCAGATCGGCAAAGCAAGAGGCAGTGATGACAAAGACGTAGGCGAAATGAGAAGACTGGTGAATACCCTGATTCAGTTGATCGACTATTATCCGGAAAATGCATTGCTGATCTGCGCTACCAACCATCCTGAAATTATTGACACTGCTTTACTTCGCCGCTTTCAGCTGAAAATTAATTATGAAATGCCTTCCGAAGAATATCTTGATCTGTTTTATGATAATATTCTCGATAAATTCCCGGAAGATCTTCAAGATATTGTTAGAAAGTACAATATTTCTTTTGCCGAAGCTAAGGATTATGCTTTTACGGTGGTGAAAGGGAACCTCATCAAGAAGCTTGAAGGTGAGAAAATACAAAACTTTAAGTAATTGTTACACCGTCAGTTCGAGTCTTTTTCGGAGCAAAGCGTAGAAAAATGTATCGAGAACCGGCGAATGAAAAAGGCTTGTAGGAGTAACTTTTCGATACGATTTTTTCAAAATCTACTCAAAGTGACGAACACAAAGTTAATCGACAAAAAAGCCCTTTCATCATTGAAAGGGACTTCTTCTAATATAATATGAATGAACTAAGTATTTTTTTTTTATTGAACAACAATTTTAAAATTGCTATTTAAGTTCTCCCCGGAAACATTCAGAATATAATTTCCTGCAACCTTTCTGCTTGCAATATTAAAATTAAATACGCCATTTCCATTAGCATTAATCTTTTCTTTAAAGATGATTTTTCCCGTCATATCAATAACGGTCGCGGTAAGGCTGGATTTCTTATACTCAGGAAGTTTGATGGACAGCTGGTCTTTTACAGGATTCGGATACACCGTTCCCATATTTTTGCTGATGCTGAATTCATCATTACTCAATACAGCCTGGTTATATAGTGAATAAACTTCCGCCGCTGTTAATGCATAGTTGTACATTTTAAGCTCATCAAAGGCACCTTTATATGGAGCAGAAGCATTGGCAGTCGCCTGAAATTCCAGCTCACCGATATTTCCGATGATAAAATCACTAGACTCACCAATTCCTGTAACAGCCGTTTCATCTCCTTCGGAACTTAAAATACCATTGGTATAAATTCTTATTTTATGAGCAATAACATCACGCTGGATCACAACATGCACCCAATTATTGGTAAAATAATTAGCGATGGGTGAGGTAATTTCTTTTTTAGTGACATTATCGTCAATTGCAAAACGGAGCTGCCCCCCTTTGATTTCTACATTAAAGCGTTTTCCGGTAGCTCCTGTAGAAGCATTAGCCGTTATAGAACCTTTGCAAAGAACGTATAAACTTGTAGAGGAAGAAGACGGAATCATGCTCGCCGGTGCTTTCATCCAGTAAGAAACCGTAAAAGAATTAGCATTAAATAAAATCTGATCCTGGTGAGGAATGCTTGCAATGTAGATATTGTTTGGAGCTGTAGCAAGATCCAGGGCATAATTTTCTTTTCCGGGAACCCGTACATTGGCATTATCATAGGAAGTATTTAACGTTCCATGATTGGCAAAAGATGTCACATCTGCAATCTGTGTCCCTGACGAAGGCGCTTCTGTGAAAGGCCAGCTTCCGACCAGTGTCTGTGTTAATGCACGAAAAGACCATACATCACCTGTCGCAGTACCCAAAGTATTCGTAGCATCTACTCTCCAATAATAATTCGTTGCAGGATTAAGGTTGTTTAACTGATAAGAAGGTGAAGCGCTGTAAGAGACCGTTCCGATATTACTTAAATTTCCCGGATCTGTTCCGAAATAAACGGAATATGTTGTTGTATTTGTGCTTCCATTCCATTTTAAAAGCAGATTTCCGCTGTTTAATTCTGCACCGGTATTTCCATTTGCAGGAACGGGATTGATTGCTTTTGTCGGCGGTGAAGGAATTGGCGGTGTTGTTACTGAAGCATTTGAAGTGTATACAGAAGACTCTGAAGCATTGACTGCTTTTACCCTGTAGTAATACTGCGTATCTGGGGTTAACCCAGTTTCGTTATATGTTGTTGTATTCGCACCTAATGTCGCAATCACCGAAAAATTTGTCCCGTTGTCTGAACGTTCCAAAACATAACCTGTTTCGTTCGTGGCATTATCATTCCAGTTAACCGTTAGAGAGCTTACAGCAGGATTTCCTGTTGTCACTGCATTGGTGAAATTCAGATTGGTTGGCGGAATAATAAAATCCGGAGCCGTTGTAGTGGGTAAACCGTTAATGTAAACTTCAATATTCAGATATGGTGCATTGGTAGCACTTACTTCCAGAGCGTCGAAAACATTTTTATCAGTTCCATGGGCATCTTCCCACGCATCCGGCATTCCGTCATTATCGGTATCCAAAGGAGCCGGTGCGCCATAAACGTGTCCTGCCCCTCCATTGGTAAAACCAAATTGGTTGGCTAAATCAGTCTGCACATAAACATAGGTAGCGGTAGTTCCTTTCGACTGCAAGTCTGAAATCATTAAATTATCCACCTGGTCACGTCTTGGATAAGATGCTCCCACTCTGGAAACAATATTGTCGTATGCTTCCTGGGCACTTAATGCAGGGTTTTTCACCGGATAATCATAAGGAGCACTTAATATCGCTGTAGGGTCACCGACCGGATAGCCCGTTAAATCCTGAGGAACCAGGGAACCATCGAGTAATCCATTCTTATTATTATCGAAATAATTTCCGGAACCATAGAGGTTAAAATTAGCATTCCCGACGCTGAAAGGGGTAGTTACTGTATTGCTTGTATTAGGTCCTCCAATAAAATAATTATTGATGATATTCGCGAAAGAACTTCCCGCAGAATCCCCGCCCATGATGTAAGCTTCTCCGGATTGGGTATGCCCATAGGTATTTCCGTAATTGCCCCAGTTGTACACCACATTGTTTACAAACTCATTAATGCCTTTTATTTTATTATTACGCGTCTTGTTGCAGATGTATAAATTTCCGATCAGGCTTATTTTACCTCCCGGTGGAGGCTGCATCAGTCCGCCGGCAGAATGATTGTGACGGTGCATTCCCTGACCGATAATAGAATTCTGAATCGTTATATTATCAGGCGCTGTGCCGTTATTATCCCAGTTCACCGAGAAAACTTCGTCCGTGCCCCAGGTAAAAGTCATGTGATCCAAAATGATATTTGCTCCGTTGGCAATTCCTGAGGCATCCTGGTTTTGAGAAGTCCCTCCGTAACGGATTCTGAGATATCTTGCAATGGTATTATTGGCTCCTGTAAAGGATACTCTCGGTCCCAAAAACACAATTCCCTCTCCGGGAGCGGTCTGTCCGGCAATCGTTGTGTTGGCCGCAACAGCAACAATGGACTGTAAATTCACAATACCTCCCACTTTGAAGATGACAAATCTTCCCGGCTGGCTCACTGCATCACGGAATGAGCCCGGTCCACTGTCATTTAAGTTGGTAACTAAATAAACCTGGGGATTGGTAGCACCTCTCGCTCCTGTCGTAAATCTTCCAAAACCGGTAGCTTCCGGAAAGGCTAATGTCTGTGCCTGTAAATCAAATGTGGAATAGGTTAATCCGCAAAACAGTAAGGCCGTAAGGGTGTGTTTAGGTAGTAATGATTTTATCATATGATTAATTTTGTGTTAACTAATCTAAACACAAACGTAAATACAGGCATCCTGCTGCATCCTGCTGAACGATTACGACTCAATCAATTACGATATTAAATAAAAAAAGGAGACTCCATTCTGCCCTATTATTTAGATTATTATCACAATAAAATGAGGAAATACATTAAGCTTAGATTGGATTTCTTGTGTTTTTTTCTTTTGCGTTGGAATAAATTAAAAATCAATTATAACAAATCAATCGTTTTCGGAAGACTTTTTTTATATTTGATTATATTTTGAATTGACGCAATGCATGAAGACAAAAGTTGTGTTAAATTTTAAAACCAACAATATGCATATAGATTCAATCAGAGAAATGATTGCTGAAAATTAAATAATTCCTTTGATTTTTGGAATTATTGCTTGACAGATACTAATCCAGGAAATTATGGAGCAGAAGAATGGGAAGTTAATGCAACTATGGAAAATATCTATGTTGACATTCCAAATAGAAATTTCACATTCAAAGAAGTTGAATTTAATTTTGACGTAATACTAAACTCAAGCGGTGCAGACGGATTTGATGAAAATTTTTTCTTTTAGTAGACGGAAATGGAGAATTCGATTTTCCTGAAAGTGATAAAATAATTTTAAAAGAACTCAAATTACTAACAACTTTAGATTTATACTCTGAAGAATAACAAACACATGAAAGAAATCTACAATCAAATAATAGAAAACACTAAAAGAATTTCTACTGAACAAGAATACTTTAGTCTTCCAACAATTGAAAACGCAACAATTACTACAGAAGATTTAGAAGCAACTGGTGCAACTCTACTCAAAAGAAAATACATTATTGAAAATGAAGAGGGTAAAATTGAAATCTTATATGAATCGAAAGACAAATGTAGAGTTCATCAAGTTAATCCAGATTGGAATAAAATAGAAATTACTTTTAGTGGCGCAAATGGAGAAAAAGACAGCTACACAGATGGCTGGTCTGATAAAATGTAAAAAAACTTCACATAACATCGGTTTTGAGCAATGGCGGAGCTTAGGACATATTTGGAAAGGCTTGGTGCTGAAAAACCGCCACTGACGCAAAGCCACAAGACGTTACCTTCAATTTTACAACAACATTACTTCATCAAATGAAAATAGCTTTACATTTTAATGCTGATCATGAAAGTTTAGGCTCACTTTACGGTTACACAATTTATGAAGAAATTTTTAAAGTTATTTTAGAAAATAGAACTTTAAATATTTCTTCTAAACTTTTTGTAGGAGATTTATTATTTTTATTATATAGCCAAGAGGAAGTTCAGAAAAAGGTTGAAGAAAATGTAACATCTACAACGTATCAAGTGAATCCAGAAAAATATTATCAGTTAATTGAAAGTTGGTTATATTCTGAGGAAAATAATTGGAAAAAATTTGACAGTAAAAGACTCGAAAATTCTTTAAATCATAATATTTTTGCCGTATGTTTTGAAAGCTTAGATTTAAAATGGGCTGAATATTTATTTGAAAATCTTAAAGATTATGAACCTTTTATAGGAGCAATGGAAATAAATGATTCAAACAAAACACATTGGATGCTTTATAGTCGTACACTAATACCATATGCAAGGATAAGAAATAAAAAACTGAATTTATTCCATGATAGTTTTGAAAGTGATGATTTAGACACAGAAATGCAAAAGGAATATTTGAAGATTGGTTTTGAAAGTGTTGAATTTGAAGACTTGAAACTTAAATATTCAATATTTGATAGTTTCCATGATTACGAACATGCAAGACGAGTTGCTGAATGGAAAAAAGGATTTGGCTCATCTCTAGCATATATAGCAGATAATGTAGTATCGCAATTATCTGATATCGCACCTGATTTAGGTAACAAATTATGGTCAGCTTTAAATACGTATGAAAGTTCAGAAACTAATGAACAATTTGCTCAAGTTGTGACAACTTGTAGAAGAATATTTGAATATGTTACAGATTGTATTTTTCCACCACAAAATGAACTAAACGGAAATGGAAATTCATTGAAAGCAGATAAATATAAAAATCGAATATATGAATATAGTAAACAGAACAAATTAAGTTCTACAAACATTGATTTAATTACTGCTTCAACGGAACTATTATTTGCACAATGGTCAAAATTGAATAATCTCGCAAATAAAGGAGTTCATGCAGAAGTATATAGGGATGAAACTAGAAGATGTTTAATTAGAACTGTATTAATGCTTGATGATATAATTTCACTGAAAGATGGATCATTTGAAATTCAACCAAATATAAATTTGAGCTAAAAAACTGCAGTTAAAATTGTATTGCCAAAATGATGGGAGAAATGCAAAATTGAAAAGCATGTTTTCATTCCGCTCATGCTTTTCAACTCTGCAAATTTTTGTAAGTTAGCAGTATTTATGAAGTATTCGCTACCTATGTGTGTCGTTGAACTTTGAGTCCTTTGAAAGTCCGACCTCGCTAATACTTTTTATTTTAAATCAATTCAAATTAATTTTCCACCAAAAAAATCCCTCTCATCACTGAAAGGGATTAATTATATAAAAAAATTTTGATTACATATAAGCTTCAATAGGCTCACAAGTACATACTAAGTTTCTGTCTCCGTAGGCTTCATCTACTCTTGAAACGGAAGCAAAGAATTTATGATCTCTCACCCACTCCAGCGGATATGCTGCTTTCTCTCTGCTGTATGGTTTATCCCATGAATCAGAGATTACCAATTGCTCCGTGTGAGGTGCATTTTTCAACACGTTGTTTGCCGGATCTGCATCACCGTTTGCAATCTCATCAATTTCATGCTTGATCGCGATTAATGCTTCTGCAAAACGATCGATTTCAGCTTTGCTTTCAGATTCTGTAGGCTCAATCATCAATGTTCCTGCCACAGGGAAAGAAACGGTCGGCGCGTGGAATCCGTAATCCATAAGTCTTTTCGCAACATCTGCCACTTCAATTCCTAACGATTTGAACTGTCTGAAATCTACGATACATTCGTGTGCTACTCTTCCGTTTTCGTTGGAATATAAGATCGGGAAATGCTCGGCTAAAATTTCTTTTAAATAGTTTGCGTTCAGAATAGCATGCTCCGTTGCTTTTTTCAACCCTGAAGTTCCTAACATTTTGATGTATGCATAAGAAATATTCAGAATTAATCCTGAACCGTAAGGTGCTGCGGAAATACCGTCTATTGATTCTTTAGAACCGATTTTAATGTTCGCATTGGAAGGTAAGAAAGGCACCAAATGTTTAGCCACACAGATCGGGCCAACGCCAGGGCCTCCTCCACCGTGAGGAATTGCGAAAGTTTTATGTAAGTTTAAGTGACAAACGTCTGCCCCGATATTCCCAGGACTTGTGTATCCTACCTGTGCGTTCATGTTAGCTCCGTCCATATATACCTGTCCGCCATGCTCATGGATCAAAGAAGTAATTTCTTTAATGTTGGCATCGAAGAATCCGTAAGTTGAAGGATATGTGATCATTACACAGGAAAGATTTTCAGAATGCTGTTCTGCTTTAGCTTTTAAATCATCGAAGTCGATTTCACCGTTTTCAAGGTTTTTCACTACCACGATCTTCATTCCTGCCA comes from the Chryseobacterium nepalense genome and includes:
- a CDS encoding AAA family ATPase, yielding MNLYNLIIQDKEEIALTDVFLDAYNKELITQLIKENTYAPELHEYGLPVNNKVLLQGSSGCGKTMTAKAIAHELGKSIIILNLSNIVSSRIGETSQNIKMIFDKAARERSVLFLDELDQIGKARGSDDKDVGEMRRLVNTLIQLIDYYPENALLICATNHPEIIDTALLRRFQLKINYEMPSEEYLDLFYDNILDKFPEDLQDIVRKYNISFAEAKDYAFTVVKGNLIKKLEGEKIQNFK
- a CDS encoding LamG-like jellyroll fold domain-containing protein — protein: MIKSLLPKHTLTALLFCGLTYSTFDLQAQTLAFPEATGFGRFTTGARGATNPQVYLVTNLNDSGPGSFRDAVSQPGRFVIFKVGGIVNLQSIVAVAANTTIAGQTAPGEGIVFLGPRVSFTGANNTIARYLRIRYGGTSQNQDASGIANGANIILDHMTFTWGTDEVFSVNWDNNGTAPDNITIQNSIIGQGMHRHNHSAGGLMQPPPGGKISLIGNLYICNKTRNNKIKGINEFVNNVVYNWGNYGNTYGHTQSGEAYIMGGDSAGSSFANIINNYFIGGPNTSNTVTTPFSVGNANFNLYGSGNYFDNNKNGLLDGSLVPQDLTGYPVGDPTAILSAPYDYPVKNPALSAQEAYDNIVSRVGASYPRRDQVDNLMISDLQSKGTTATYVYVQTDLANQFGFTNGGAGHVYGAPAPLDTDNDGMPDAWEDAHGTDKNVFDALEVSATNAPYLNIEVYINGLPTTTAPDFIIPPTNLNFTNAVTTGNPAVSSLTVNWNDNATNETGYVLERSDNGTNFSVIATLGANTTTYNETGLTPDTQYYYRVKAVNASESSVYTSNASVTTPPIPSPPTKAINPVPANGNTGAELNSGNLLLKWNGSTNTTTYSVYFGTDPGNLSNIGTVSYSASPSYQLNNLNPATNYYWRVDATNTLGTATGDVWSFRALTQTLVGSWPFTEAPSSGTQIADVTSFANHGTLNTSYDNANVRVPGKENYALDLATAPNNIYIASIPHQDQILFNANSFTVSYWMKAPASMIPSSSSTSLYVLCKGSITANASTGATGKRFNVEIKGGQLRFAIDDNVTKKEITSPIANYFTNNWVHVVIQRDVIAHKIRIYTNGILSSEGDETAVTGIGESSDFIIGNIGELEFQATANASAPYKGAFDELKMYNYALTAAEVYSLYNQAVLSNDEFSISKNMGTVYPNPVKDQLSIKLPEYKKSSLTATVIDMTGKIIFKEKINANGNGVFNFNIASRKVAGNYILNVSGENLNSNFKIVVQ